The following coding sequences lie in one Aspergillus puulaauensis MK2 DNA, chromosome 3, nearly complete sequence genomic window:
- the VPS41 gene encoding CLH domain-containing protein (BUSCO:EOG09260EQD;~COG:U;~EggNog:ENOG410PGI4;~InterPro:IPR036322,IPR011990,IPR000547;~PFAM:PF00637;~go_function: GO:0005515 - protein binding [Evidence IEA];~go_process: GO:0006886 - intracellular protein transport [Evidence IEA];~go_process: GO:0016192 - vesicle-mediated transport [Evidence IEA]), which produces MDAPGATEASENAPRTNPEQGSPARPLTHHRRPHRQLHTEADDDDEDQSQKETESAAETGSEHEDGEDDEDEDEDEPHLKYTYLTKQLGGVYRNGDATSTFLAAGDKMVLGTHNGNIHVFSVPLFRALRVYHAHSATVTSISISPFPPQLPNITHELASRIAEDPSTTTKASSSSGSIRGQSKQTPQVALPSTPSNSIYIATSSIDGNVCIASLLDKKDVLLRNFGRPVQAVALSPEYKSDRTFVSGGRAGELVLTTGGKVGVSTNSTTMGGAAATASSWLGTFGLAGNAGKDTVLHSGEGAISTIKWSLSGKYVAWVNEEGIKIMRSNLHLDSADSELAWKRASHTDRPNRQGWEEMAGVWKARAEWVNESLLESEQLPNKTAEESQDEASTPTQSTIVKERLEKLVVGWGGTVWVIHVYPDRPNKSNKDQRIGSVEVATILRTDCIISGISLYSPTVLAVLGYIEAEEDPSDEQSDQNGGRVGRRRPRGQEPELRVIDMESKEELSADTLSVSRYGSLTASDYHMCVLPPWKMNVPVSQRGALGALGTGLWDATMYPARLFSSAASMRSSTSSGDRNSSRAPSTFASRRLAPDEPLATEVQEVTESTGPKIFVHSPFDCVVALKRDLADHLTWLNEHEKYAEAWRLLDEHPEAAGFMNEAGDNISIIPERPPSLGDLFGDDRSSITATDRGSVNAALQEKRRIGELWIEQLARDDRWQEAAEVCLKALAATPRWEHWAWTFIQKDKLDEISSIIPVDIRPSLPPKLYETILEHYLTRDRQRFSGLIDSWPLDLFDVHIITTAIEEQLESEKMTPETDDGRILIRCLAKLYLAGGHYNDALHCYIRLKDADTAMALVKDHHLLDALSDDIPAFIMIRVSKEQMKSAPISELADITAEPIKLLVSESYTGIVPPDTVIKQLQAADRPLFTFFYLRALWRGESLSREAEKPRRGRHRQDAATKLAADEGKNVVEQFADTAADLFAQYDRPLLMELLQTSTAYSFDTAVAICEQYRFTPELIYLLSKMGQTKRALNLILSDLKDVSQAIAFAKSQDDPDLWEDLVDYSMDKPRFIHGLLVEAGTSIDPIKLVRRIPSGLEIEGLREGLTGLLREHDLQASISQGAAKVLQSEVAVGMNALRSGQRRGIKFNIVEESPKSEDTSASPEQQLGEAKSETDSEKTPTPLPMPSTRQAGRCAGCHRSFHANEKEILVAFACGHAFHLSHVHQSQPSSPMDTPRTQSGAQTPRAFPSSRTQPLDEPSTTSRTVGPKVTTARLLRDRIGEGCRICASAKELEAVGEPES; this is translated from the exons ATGGACGCGCCTGGCGCGACTGAGGCATCGGAGAATGCCCCTCGAACCAACCCGGAACAGGGTTCGCCTGCGAGACCTTTAACCCACCATAGACGCCCTCATCGGCAACTTCACACCGaagccgacgatgacgatgaagatcagAGCCAGAAGGAGACAGAGAGTGCTGCGGAGACGGGATCAGAGCATGAAGAcggggaggatgatgaggacgaggatgaggatgagccGCATCTCAAATATACATATTTGACTAAACAGCTGGGAGGCGTTTATCGGAACGGAGATGCAACAAGCACTTTCCTGGCGGCCGGGGACAAGATG GTACTTGGAACGCATAATGGGAATATT CATGTCTTCTCGGTACCTTTGTTTCGCGCTCTTCGTGTCTACCATGCACATTCCGCCACTGTCACGTCAATATCGATATCgccatttcctccgcaaTTACCGAACATAACGCATGAATTGGCTAGCAGAATCGCCGAAGACCCAAGCACGACCACAAAGgcatcctccagctctgggAGTATTCGGGGCCAATCCAAACAAACGCCACAGGTCGCTCTTccctcgacgccatcaaacTCAATTTATATAGCCACGTCTTCAATAGATGGAAATGTATGTATCGCATCATTACTGGATAAAAAGGATGTTCTGCTGCGAAACTTCGGTCGACCGGTCCAGGCTGTTGCGCTGTCGCCGGAATACAAGAGCGATCGAACATTTGTCTCAGGTGGACGGGCCGGTGAATTGGTTCTCACAACTGGAGGGAAAGTTGGCGTCAGCACAAACTCTACAACAATGGGCGGCGCAGCTGCTACTGCCTCGAGCTGGTTGGGAACTTTTGGGCTTGCGGGCAATGCTGGCAAGGATACCGTTTTACACAGTGGCGAAGGTGCTATCAGTACGATAAAGTGGTCGCTATCCGGAAAATATGTCGCCTGGGTCAATGAAGAAGGCATAAAAATTATGCGATCAAATTTGCACCTCGACTCAGCAGACTCAGAACTTGCGTGGAAGCGCGCTAGCCACACGGACCGTCCTAACCGTCAAGgatgggaggagatggctggTGTCTGGAAGGCTCGCGCTGAGTGGGTCAACGAATCCCTGCTGGAGAGCGAGCAATTGCCGAATAAAACAGCAGAAGAATCCCAGGATGAAGCTTCAACACCGACACAGTCGACAATAGTCAAAGAACGATTGGAGAAACTAGTGGTCGGTTGGGGAGGCACTGTTTGGGTGATACATGTCTACCCTGACCGGCCTAATAAGAGTAATAAAGATCAGAGGATCGGCTCCGTTGAAGTTGCTACTAT ATTACGGACGGATTGTATAATATCTGGaatttctttatattctCCCACCGTTCTGGCTGTTCTTGGCTATatagaagcagaagaagacccaTCAGACGAGCAAAGCGACCAAAACGGTGGCCGAGTGGGCCGTCGTCGCCCACGCGGACAAGAGCCTGAACTTCGCGTAATTGACATggaaagcaaagaagaactCAGTGCCGATACTTTGTCTGTCAGCCGATACGGAAGCCTAACAGCTTCGGACTACCACATGTGTGTTTTACCGCCCTGGAAAATGAACGTGCCTGTTTCACAACGAGGAGCATTGGGTGCGCTTGGTACCGGCCTTTGGGATGCTACGATGTATCCCGCACGGTTGTTTAGCTCCGCTGCGAGCATGCGCAGTTCAACAAGTAGTGGGGATAGAAACTCTAGCAGAGCACCGAGTACTTTTGCCTCACGACGACTGGCCCCCGACGAGCCTCTAGCTACGGAAGTGCAGGAGGTCACAGAGAGTACAGGACCGAAGATCTTTGTACACAGCCCATTTGACTGCGTGGTAGCTTTGAAGAGAGACCTTGCAGACCACCTCACATGGCTTAATGAACATGAAAAATATGCCGAAGCTTGGAGGCTTCTTGATGAGCAccctgaagctgctgggttcATGAACGAGGCCGGTGACAATATCTCAATTATACCCGAAAGACCCCCTAGTCTTGGTGATTTATTCGGAGACGATAGATCCTCCATTACAGCGACAGACCGTGGCAGTGTTAACGCGGCATTACAAGAGAAGCGCCGCATTGGTGAGTTGTGGATAGAGCAACTTGCTAGGGATGATAGGTGGCAGGAGGCGGCTGAAGTATGCCTAAAAGCGTTGGCAGCCACACCTAGATGGGAGCACTGGGCATGGACTTTTATCCAAAAAGACAAGCTAGATGAAATTTCGTCTATCATTCCCGTTGATATACGCCCATCTCTACCACCAAAGCTCTACGAAACTATTCTTGAGCATTATCTCACACGAGACCGACAAAGATTCAGTGGGCTCATTGACTCTTGGCCTTTAGACCTGTTTGATGTGCACATTATAACAACCGCCATTGAAGAACAGCTCGAATCTGAGAAGATGACACCGGAGACGGATGATGGACGGATATTGATAAGGTGTTTGGCCAAGTTATATCTGGCCGGCGGCCACTACAACGACGCCCTACATTGCTATATCCGGCTAAAAGATGCCGATACGGCGATGGCGCTGGTCAAGGACCATCATCTCCTTGATGCACTCTCCGATGATATACCCGCATTCATCATGATTCGAGTCTCAAAGGAGCAGATGAAATCAGCACCCATTTCAGAACTCGCAGACATTACAGCCGAGCCCATTAAACTGCTCGTCAGCGAATCGTACACGGGAATCGTACCTCCGGACACTGTTATCAAGCAGCTGCAGGCAGCTGACAGGCCTTTATTTACCTTTTTCTATCTGCGGGCTCTTTGGCGAGGGGAGTCGCTTTCCCGCGAGGCTGAGAAACCCCGTCGAGGGCGCCACAGGCAGGATGCAGCAACCAAATTAGCAGCTGATGAGGGCAAGAACGTCGTGGAACAATTTGCCGATACAGCAGCAGACCTCTTTGCGCAGTATGATCGTCCGTTACTTATGGAACTTTTGCAAACCAGCACGGCATATTCATTCGATACTGCCGTGGCTATCTGCGAGCAGTACCGTTTCACCCCCGAGCTCATCTACCTGTTATCAAAGATGGGGCAAACCAAGAGAGCACTTAACCTAATTCTCTCTGATTTGAAAGATGTGTCACAAGCTATTGCGTTTGCGAAATCTCAGGATGACCCAGATCTCTGGGAGGACCTAGTAGACTATTCCATGGACAAGCCCCGTTTCATTCACGGTCTGCTAGTCGAAGCTGGGACGTCTATCGACCCTATCAAACTTGTCCGACGAATCCCTAGTGGGCTCGAAATTGAAGGCCTACGAGAGGGGCTTACTGGCCTGCTTCGGGAACACGACCTTCAAGCAAGTATCAGTCAAGGAGCTGCTAAGGTCCTGCAAAGCGAGGTGGCGGTTGGGATGAATGCCCTCCGTAGCGGCCAACGTCGGGGGATTAAATTCAACATTGTCGAAGAATCTCCAAAGTCGGAAGACACCAGCGCATCTCCAGAGCAGCAGCTTGGTGAGGCAAAGAGTGAAACTGACTCGGagaaaacaccaacaccgctGCCGATGCCATCTACGCGGCAAGCCGGAAGATGCGCAGGCTGTCATCGCTCATTCCACGCTAACG AGAAAGAAATACTCGTCGCTTTCGCCTGCGGCCATGCTTTCCATCTGTCGCATGTTCATCAATCCCAACCTTCGTCCCCGATGGATACGCCTAGAACCCAGTCGGGAGCCCAGACTCCTCGCGCATTCCCATCCTCGCGCACGCAACCCCTAGATGAAccgtcaacaacatcccgGACTGTCGGTCCAAAGGTGACAACTGCCCGTCTTCTGCGGGATAGAATTGGCGAGGGTTGCCGGATATGTGCCTCGGCCAAGGAACTGGAAGCTGTTGGAGAACCAGAGAGCTAA
- a CDS encoding RMD1 family protein (COG:S;~EggNog:ENOG410PMAF;~InterPro:IPR003734;~PFAM:PF02582;~TransMembrane:1 (o400-418i)) produces MFARPYVSSICKRPATIRILKQPQSHYLHASPSLSLPRRKDFFSSNAFLTQKQPTGSDTVEGSSQESQKQRRRGGRSPAAPTSLRRVAVEAQRSKDGFKSKAQLREAGLLRTKAITAYAVAEKFNIRKAREILQDKGYEPDPLDTGLYPQVVHIQVPLDSIRRVSNPSASGLSPEEVGDIFVFPSGTVVSWALPEGFTSFLATRTLLPAAEGAHIDNLETEDMEYVEDTQRENSSIQGDTIILGTKPSDGTPEPQSAGHQSVDTVLTKVAFSSGLARSTKLAVLETLLASYFESTRTIPTLLWQGSRLPYTRDFILRKTGQLLSVRAQLNLYSELTDSLPDLFWDSRHELGLEGYYEQVGRALDVGIRIKLLNEKMDYAQEIASVLRERLSETHGLRLEWIIILLIAVEVGFEVLRLWKERAQEQAAAAGKTQKA; encoded by the exons ATGTTCGCACGACCATATGTCTCATCGATCTGTAAACGGCCGGCAACGATTCGGATCCTGAAGCAACCTCAGAGCCACTATCTTCATGCGTCCCCATCATTGAGTCTCCCGCGTCGAAAAgacttcttttcttccaacGCTTTCCTGACCCAGAAGCAGCCCACGGGCAGCGACACTGTCGAAGGATCATCGCAAGAGTCTCAGAAGCAACGGAGAAGGGGCGGAAGGTCACCAGCTGCACCAACGTCACTACGAAGGGTAGCGGTAGAGGCGCAGAGATCAAAAGATGGGTTCAAATCCAAGGCACAGCTTAGGGAGGCCGGGCTGTTACGGACAAAG GCAATCACCGCGTACGCTGTAGCCGAGAAGTTCAACATTCGCAAGGCCAGAGAAATCCTACAGGATAAAGGATACGAACCGGACCCCCTCGACACAGGTCTATATCCTCAGGTCGTCCATATTCAAGTTCCTCTAGACTCTATACGCCGAGTGAGCAACCCTAGCGCGTCCGGTCTTTCTCCGGAGGAAGTTGGCGACATATTTGTTTTCCCCTCGGGTACGGTCGTATCATGGGCACTTCCCGAAGGCTTTACGTCGTTTTTGGCCACCAGAACATTACTTCCCGCGGCAGAGGGCGCACATATCGATAACTTGGAAACTGAAGATATGGAATATGTTGAGGATACTCAGAgagagaacagcagcatccaggGTGACACGATTATTTTAGGAACCAAACCCAGTGATGGTACACCGGAACCACAATCCGCCGGCCATCAATCTGTGGATACCGTTTTAACCAAGGTCGCATTTTCTTCTGGGCTGGCCCGCAGCACAAAACTGGCGGTTCTTGAAACATTGCTAGCTAGCTACTTTGAGTCCACTCGAACCATCCCAACGCTCCTGTGGCAAGGGTCACGCCTACCCTATACTCGAGACTTCATCCTTCGAAAAACAGGACAACTTCTTAGCGTCCGTGCTCAGCTGAATCTTTATTCAGAACTCACCGACTCGCTTCCTGATCTTTTCTGGGACAGTCGGCATGAGCTTGGTTTGGAAGGATACTATGAGCAGGTTGGCAGAGCATTGGACGTTGGAATACGCATCAAGTTGCTGAATGAGAAGATGGACTATGCGCAGGAGATTGCCAGCGTCCTCCGGGAACGTTTGAGTGAAACCCACGGTCTCCGGCTGGAATGGATTATAATTCTTCTCATtgcggttgaggttggttTTGAGGTtttgaggttgtggaaaGAACGGGCGCAGGAGCAGGCCGCTGCAGCTGGAAAGACTCAGAAGGCATAA
- the ace2 gene encoding putative C2H2 transcription factor (Swi5) (COG:K;~EggNog:ENOG410PJ87;~InterPro:IPR036236,IPR013087), whose amino-acid sequence MLSNQNSHLQGRHRQHRRQISTPSALDAAKPPSLPPQALHRFHAHRRGQSLDQRAVQAQRSQLVQDASITNQTAPQHHFNTPNPTLVPFVPDCQVFGQDDLQALSNANYQNPQNLPYFNTNFVKTDDQIRDGRPVNYQLNLIQQQQQQLHNAKLGCNNTLEAQLPDNGSWDMYNPNLASSLQQSTNQPALDMRRHSIQSNATSSYRPQTPKKNKTQYFPISPATTPFNRAVDIAQYCAEPQVSPSKGQNVGDASSQSSYMQRAKSLQGVAGTSFSQPKIEMPSPPNTDSFAIDSFDTFDYQQGSSFDILKPEDLPNSQYSTASSTSSSLNSPEIAAIPNSEDHFEKNPKVPICPATPSRLSPRKHSSTPSSASVAKAKLSPRVASIDNLNLDARVHASIKETGVSIDEIATYIHGPDPEDGKWVCLHPGCERRFGRKENIKSHVQTHLGDRQYKCDHCEKCFVRGHDLKRHAKIHTGDKPYECLCGNVFARHDALTRHRQRGMCIGGYKGIVRKTTKRGRPKKHRPEMDERRDKASKTRQRIAEKSFDSSGSDTSRHTPPSEIFENMSIHGSSSADEMVAFDNPNYLPPEVFTFTPPDSPNYGMSSKPGSTRSLTPSSEDEMLPLSPSKRPLENILEESGLPHISDSGICSFSTVSSATTHALSSPHTAPTLSDASQPSDLDIFINSEPSSGFGKHEFSALGDPDMATFPDYMNSSAFENSLDMLQGKNFSTAPSMGDDFFLQFQVDEQPSDVMSREFFLD is encoded by the exons ATGTTATCAAATCAAAATAGTCACCTTCAAGGGCGTCATCGCCAACATCGGCGGCAGATCTCGACACCCTCCGCACTCGACGCCGCTAAACCTCCGAGTCTGCCCCCACAGGCATTGCACAGATTCCATGCTCATCGCCGCGGCCAAAGTCTGGACCAACGAGCTGTGCAAGCTCAGCGATCACAGCTCGTGCAAGATGCGTCAATTACTAACCAAACAGCACCGCAACATCATTTCAATACTCCCAACCCGACCCTCGTCCCTTTTGTGCCCGACTGCCAGGTCTTCGGTCAAGACGATTTGCAGGCTTTAAGTAATGCCAATTATCAAAACCCGCAAAATCTGCCCTATTTCAACACGAACTTTGTGAAGACCGATGACCAGATCCGGGACGGTCGACCTGTCAATTATCAGCTCAACCTcattcaacaacagcagcagcaactgcACAATGCTAAACTTGGGTGCAACAACACACTTGAAGCCCAACTGCCCGACAATGGCTCGTGGGATATGTATAACCCAAACCTCGCATCCTCGCTGCAACAAAGCACGAACCAACCAGCCCTTGATATGAGACGGCACTCAATTCAGTCCAACGCGACCAGCTCATATCGCCCACAAACTCcaaagaaaaacaaaacac AGTACTTCCCCATTTCCCCAGCAACTACGCCGTTCAACAGAGCAGTTGATATCGCTCAATATTGCGCAGAGCCACAGGTCTCCCCATCAAAGGGGCAGAATGTTGGCGACGCCAGTTCCCAGTCGTCGTATATGCAACGCGCCAAATCCCTCCAAGGAGTGGCTGGAACTAGCTTTTCGCAGCCAAAGATTGAAATGCCCTCCCCCCCTAACACAGATTCATTTGCAATTGATAGTTTTGATACGTTTGACTACCAGCAGGGTTCCAGtttcgatatcctcaagccagaagaccTCCCCAACAGCCAATATTCCACAGCGTCGTCAACATCGTCGTCCCTAAACTCCCCCGAGATCGCTGCAATTCCAAACTCCGAGGACCACTTTGAAAAGAACCCCAAGGTTCCAATCTGTCCTGCCACGCCTAGCCGCCTCAGCCCAAGAAAACACTCCAGTACGCCAAGCTCGGCTTCAGTAGCAAAGGCAAAGCTTTCTCCACGTGTGGCTTCGATTGATAACCTCAACCTTGACGCCCGAGTGCATGCCTCTATCAAAGAAACCGGTGTCTCCATCGACGAAATTGCAACGTACATCCACGGACCGGATCCAGAAGATGGCAAGTGGGTTTGTCTCCACCCCGGCTGCGAGCGCCGCTTTGGCCGCAAAGAAAACATCAAATCGCACGTACAGACCCACCTAGGAGACCGCCAGTACAAGTGTGACCACTGTGAGAAGTGTTTTGTTCGTGGGCACGACTTGAAACGCCACGCCAAGATCCACACTGGAGACAAACCATATGAATGCCTATGCGGCAACGTATTTGCCCGGCACGATGCCCTAACTCGACACCGTCAGAGGGGCATGTGCATTGGTGGCTACAAGGGAATTGTGCGCAAGACAACAAAACGTGGTCGGCCCAAGAAGCACCGCCCAGAGATGGATGAAAGACGCGACAAGGCATCAAAAACCCGCCAGAGAATTGCTGAGAAGTCGTTCGACTCTTCCGGGTCAGACACTTCTCGTCATACACCACCATCGGAGATCTTCGAAAACATGAGCATCCATGGCTCTAGCTCAGCAGATGAGATGGTAGCCTTTGACAACCCAAACTACCTACCACCAGAGGTGTTCACCTTCACCCCCCCTGACTCTCCAAATTACGGAATGAGCAGTAAGCCAGGAAGCACCCGATCCCTCACGCCAAGCTCCGAAGACGAAATGTTGCCCTTATCACCATCAAAGCGGCCCTTGGAAAACATCCTCGAGGAGTCGGGTCTTCCTCATATCTCAGACTCCGGCATATGCTCGTTCTCCACCGTTTCAAGCGCTACTACCCATGCACTCTCCTCTCCACACACGGCGCCTACTCTGAGTGATGCCTCTCAACCATCTGAtctggatatcttcatcaacagcGAGCCTTCCTCTGGCTTCGGCAAGCACGAATTCTCCGCCTTGGGTGACCCCGACATGGCTACATTCCCCGACTACATGAATTCTTCTGCCTTTGAGAACAGTCTGGATATGTTGCAAGGGAAGAATTTCTCCACAGCGCCCTCTATGGGCGATGATTTCTTTCTCCAGTTTCAAGTCGACGAACAACCATCAGATGTCATGTCTAGGGAATTTTTCCTGGATTAA
- the RNY1_1 gene encoding T2 family ribonuclease (COG:A;~EggNog:ENOG410PHXQ;~InterPro:IPR018188,IPR033697,IPR001568,IPR033130, IPR036430;~PFAM:PF00445;~go_function: GO:0003723 - RNA binding [Evidence IEA];~go_function: GO:0033897 - ribonuclease T2 activity [Evidence IEA]): MGPMGSGFLEAMPGPQQVLQILTSSLSLSSLSNPETTSSESSFQQCGELELSCQTSYHGQDTCCFNYPGGQMLQTQFWDSDPAIGPEDSWTIHGLWPDHCNGGFDQFCDSHRRYSNISLILVDAGRRDLLDEMSTYWKDYKGDDPNLWEHEWNKHGTCVSTLETHCYSDYYPQQEVVDYFDRTVELFHDLPTHQTLADANIVPSYTQTYTRHEIEDTLSKAHGATVTIRCRSHSLQEVWYFFNVKGPLQTGNFVPSDPDGQTSNCPTNGIFYQPKTPNNNPGEPTTTRHPPKPTGAPFVGRGSLVVSTMGQQRGCIIGRGTWYSSGTCATFRAEKASGDTFTLSSRKGLCAFKNDIFTCDSKIANPVEFNAQDGKLSYNGNTTFFADKAPKGKVQSDIFVSEGEHPIELSISWR, from the exons ATGGGCCCAATGGGTTCAGGCTTTCTCGAGGCCATGCCAGGACCGCAACAGGTCCTCCAGATTTTGACGAGCTCTCTGAGCCTTTCATCTCTGTCGAACCCAGAAACCACTTCTTCAGAAAGCTCATTTCAACAATGTGGCGAACTTGAGCTGAGCTGTCAGACTAGCTATCATGGCCAAGATACGTGCTGTTTCAACTATCCCGGTGGACAGATGCTGCAAACCCAGTTCTGGGACTCTGATCCGGCAATCGGTCCTGAGGATTCGTGGACCATTCACGGGCTTTG GCCCGATCATTGTAACGGAGGCTTCGACCAGTTCTGTGACTCACATAGAAGGTATAGCAATATATCCTTAATTCTTGTTGACGCAGGTCGAAGAGACTTGTTGGACGAAATGAGTACCTATTGGAAAGACTATAAAGGCGACGATCCGAATCTTTGGGAGCATGAATGGAACAAGCACGGCACTTGTGTCAGCACGCTAGAGACACATTGTTACTCTGACTACTACCCACAACAAGAGGTCGTCGACTACTTTGACAGAACCGTAGAGTTGTTCCACGATCTACCTACCCACCAG ACACTTGCCGATGCGAACATTGTCCCCTCATACACTCAAACGTACACTCGTCATGAAATTGAGGATACACTATCCAAGGCCCACGGTGCAACAGTCACAATCCGCTGCCGGTCCCACAGTCTCCAAGAAGTCTGGTACTTTTTCAACGTCAAGGGCCCTTTACAAACAGGGAATTTCGTCCCATCAGACCCAG ACGGCCAAACATCCAACTGTCCAACTAATGGTATATTTTACCAACCAAAGACCCCGAACAACAACCCCGGCGAACCCACTACcactcgacatcctcctAAACCGACAGGCGCTCCGTTCGTCGGAAGAGGGAGCTTGGTTGTCTCTACAATGGGCCAGCAGCGAGGTTGCATAATCGGTCGCGGAACCTGGTATTCATCAGGCACCTGTGCAACATTCAGAGCGGAGAAAGCCTCTG GTGATACATTCACCCTCTCATCCCGAAAAGGTCTCTGCGCCTTTAAGAACGACATCTTCACTTGCGATTCCAAAATTGCGAACCCTGTGGAGTTCAAT GCCCAAGACGGCAAGCTTTCTTACAACGGGAACACAACTTTCTTCGCGGACAAGGCTCCAAAGGGCAAAGTGCAAAGCGACATTTTCGTTTCGGAGGGGGAGCATCCGATCGAGTTGTCCATATCATGGAGGTGA